TAGCAGAAGGATTCCTGGAGAATAGCTTCCGTGATCTTGAACCGGACACCATAGACTTGCTGCTGAAGGACGAACCGGGTAGGCCACCGGTTTATCTGGTCGGACCGCTGGTAAAAGAGGATGATGCCGGAAGCGAAGTTAACATGGTCGAACAGTGTTTGTGTTTGAAGTGGTTGGATGCGCAGCCACATGGGAGTGTGATATTGGTGTGTTTTGGAAGCGGTGGTAGCCTGTCCAGAGATCAGATGGAGGAACTTGCTTTAGGGTTGGAGATGAGTGAGCAGAGGTTTGTGTGGGCGGTGAAGTCCCCCAACGAGGAAGTTGCTAATGCTTCTTATTTCAGAGAGGATACCGGTGTCCACCTTTTTGATTTCCTGCCACAAGGATTTGTGGAGAGAACCAAAGGAAGAGGCTTGGTGGTACCGTCTTGGATCCCACAGGCCCAGGTTCTGAGCCACCCCTCCATCGGAGGGTTTGTGACCCACTGTGGTTGGAACTCGATTCTTGAGAGTGTGGTGAATGGTGTGCCATTGGTGGCTTGGCCACTCTACGCTGAGCAGAAGATGAATGCCGTTTTGGTAACTGAAGGCATGAAAGTGGCAGCGAGAGTGGTGATTGGTGAGAATGGGTTGGCGGAAAGAGGAGAAATTGCGAGGGTAGTGAAGATGGTGTTGGAAGGTGAGGAAGGGAAGAAGCTACTTCACCGAATGAAGCAGCTGAAGGAGGCCGCCGCCACAGCTCTGAGGGACGGTGGCTCTTCGTCAACCCAAATTTCTGAATTGGCTCTCAAGTGGAAAGCCCAAACAAAAGTGTATTATTGAAACAAGTTGTGGCATGCTTTCGTGGAAAATTGAAATAAGTTGCATTCTTTCTCGTCTTACTctatctctcttttctttcactGACTCACCCACCACCATTATCTTCCATGAtggttattttcttttatcatttcaagattttattctattatattgtTTGAAAATGCGTATCATCTTAAATTCAATCATCTCGTCATATTATTCATAATCTTATATAACTTTAAGGActgttttacaattttttctaaattataatttttctttgtacTCTAATTATTTACAACTTcagatattaattattataaatgctatattttattttaatttaatatattttaaattatatatatatgtaattcatttatgtATTGGATTACAGTTGTggtataataataaattcatcataataaaagtaaacattAAGACgtaattaagtaaatttttttgataatttattgaattataaTCTGATCGGGTATCGTcgtattaatatattataatttttttaaactaaattagaGCATTTTAAGTGTATATTCCATTTATTTTCATTGTCACTCTTATTAATGTCTAATgtctgaaaattattttttgtctgaATGTTTTCTATTTGTTATTAGAtttattaatagaaatatttttaatattactaaaagtaatttaaatattttaataataccaagattcatttattaaatatattaataaataaataaaaatcgaccataaaataaaataaaaactgaactCTGTTACCAgaataagtaataaaatataaggaTGGAATAAAATAAGCAACCTCGAGATATGGAAACGGCCCTTATACACATGTGACTTTGTTTGTCCCTATTAATCCCCTGTCACACAGAGCACCAGTTTTCTAATGTTACCTAAGTTACTTTACTTTCCCACTCCCATACACAAGCCCTAAAGTGATATTCATATTACTTATCACTCCTCTAATTATAAACCAAGTTATGATTTGCCCATTATATACAacctctttgtttttttttttaatataattcttaACTCAATGTATTGGATTGAAATTTCATCTcattctaagaaaaaaaatgttttttcaaCACATACTTGCACTGACAATTCACTTTTAAGGGTATTTTagttaaactttttatttgtaaaataaaagaaattaaagagtaaaataatagatataaagtatgtaaaaatttattaaatgtcaaaatcatattaattttttttttaaatcaccGCAATTCATATTTTACACGTTGGATTTGTATGTACGACTTGTTAGTTGGTAATacgaaacaaattaaaatattttactttaaatggGCCTCATTCTTAGGCCTAATGCCAATTGGATCCTCAGGCCCAATACCAATTGGATTGTTAAGTTAAGTAACAACCTTATAAAATAAGGATTTAATGCTAATTATTTGGGATATGAGAAAAACCAGAAAACGAAACGAAAGGGAGACATTGAAAGCAATGATTTTTAGAGTTAATGGGGGTCTGGGTGATCGAAATTAAGGAAATCTTTATTGAAGCAGGACTGGACTAGAGAAAGGAAGAATTGGAAACTAGTGTTTGCAATGATGCTAAGCAGGTTgatgaattataatatatatctaAGAGTTGGATGAGAGTGTAATGGTGAAATGTTCAGTTTCTTGACCTCGAGAGAGGGAGAATGTCGATTTCGTAGTTCTGTTGCCATAGTTGACAGTAACAGTATATTCTCCTAAGAAGCCATAAAAGCTATAGGAACCGTGCACGTCTGTCACTCCCTCTACACGACCTGTTTTCCACTCTTGAAGAAGTTTGTCCACCACATCACCTGCTGCAAGGTTCTTAAAATTCTTGTCTGTCAGGCACATTTGGTAACACCCATTTGGATGATATGCTGTCCAAAGCATTATCCCATTCACAGCAGGATGTGAGAACCCTTCCCTCAACACTTGCTCCAAATAATTTCCCTACATGTTATCAAAATCACAGTTCATTTCAGATTATCATACTATCTTGAGTAATTCACATCGTGTATGATAActatctctctctctatatataatttGACTTGATCTGGCTTACCTGTGAATCTGTATCGATTGTCTTGCTTATATCAACCTCAGTAAGCCAAATGGGAAGTCCAAGTGTTGCCAACTTGTCTAGTATGGCTCTGATAAGGGGAGGATTGGGTATTGTGAAGTGTCCCTCCAAGCCAATTCCATCCATCAAGATGCCATTTCGTCGTAGTTCTTTTACCCGTGAGATATAGGCGTCTACGGTGGAATTTACATCACTGCATGTTTCCACAACATTAAAGTCATTCATAAACAGGGTTGATAGTGGATCTGATTCGTGTGCAGTCTCAAAGAAATGCAATGTTGCATCTGATCCAAGCCTTTGCTCGTAGAAATCAAAATGAAGCATTTCGTTGCTGACGTCCCAGTGTATGAACTCATTTCTGTACTGGCTCATCAGACTTTGTATTCGGGAATTCACTGCAGATTGTAGCTGGGTGCCAGTAAGGTTAAGAACCCATGGAGGATTGTACTTAGGGTCTTCCCAAAATATGTTGTGCCCTCTGGCTACGATGTTTTTTGTTCGAACAAATTGTAGCATTTGGTCTGAAATGGTGTAATTGACCTTGCCTTCATCAGGTTCTGTGGCGTACCATTTGAGCTCATTTTCAAAGACTGCAGCGTTGAATCGTTTCACAAACCAATTCTGAATCGACACAAGATTTGAGTCTCGTCATGCATTACCTTGTATGCTACGAAATATAGTGGTTGGTGGGGTACACAAAATATACAAACCTGATAGGGTACGTTTCCAAGAATAGTGTGTGCTATGGCAGATCCAAAAAGGAATTCTTTTGAGATTTGCTCTATACAGATGGAAGCTCCTTGCAACCTTCTACCGTTGCTATCTGACACATGAATAGTGACTGCACGCTTTCTTTTCTATCAAATGCAAGTggaaaagaaacattttttgaGAAGGTCCTTGCAACATATACTTTTTCTGTTCATCCCTTATTAATCAGTGTTAACAAAAACAACTAAGCATTCCATTATTTTGGTCAAATAATGAAGTGCAACTCACAGTATTGATCGTATACTGTTGATTGGTTTCCCATTGTTGCTTAGTAAATGGCTGGAGTGATGGGCTAGCAACTTCTATATTGATGTCTTTACCATCCGCGTTCTGCataacaaaattgaaagaaacaaaCCAAACATCGTAAAACTAAGAGTTTTGCTGAATAAGAGCAGAGAAAAGTAAGCTACCTGGAAGAAGATAATGGATAAATTTGAAGGCCAGTTGAGAACAAAACCACCTTTCAGAAAAGACCAGCATCCAAGCTTGGCTGAAACTGTTCCTATGCAATCATACGTCTCTTTCTCTGTTTCCAGAGTAGCCCTTATCATAGCTGAACTTGAACCTTTAACTCTCACCCATGCTGTAACATATTGTCATCCACCCACATCATATCTAACAATTCTACATTCTTACTATCGAAAAGGTTAAcgttaaaaaagttaattatataagCAATTTCAGTATAGCATCAGCAATCCGTTGTAGTCTAGTTGGTTAGGATACTCGGCTCTCACCCGAGAGACCCGGGTTCAAGTCTCGGCAACGGAatttttaaaggttttttttttctcatttatcaAGCAGAAAATGGTGAAGTGAAATAATCAATCATGAAGAGAAGAGTGTAAAAAAGATAATAACCAACCGGAAAATGTGTAAATGGTGCCCTGAGTGAGATTATGGAGAACGAGTGAAGGCACGTAGATGTTGTTAACAACGTAAGATGAAACAATGTTGTCCTGAACAGCAGGAGGAGACTGTTGGTCACTCTTGAGAATTCCTCCTCCGTAAAGTGGCTCCTCTGGCTTATCTTTGCACTGTCACCAATA
This Vigna angularis cultivar LongXiaoDou No.4 chromosome 4, ASM1680809v1, whole genome shotgun sequence DNA region includes the following protein-coding sequences:
- the LOC108330588 gene encoding hydroquinone glucosyltransferase, translating into MEAEAVVAMVPSPGMGHLIPMIQFAKRLCRHHNLRINFLIPTNAPPSQAQTTILTSLPSLISHVFLPTVTLTDIPPNAKMETIMSVTVLRSLPYLRHALLSLSATHRVTALLLDFFGTDAFDLARELNVSPYVFFPSTAMVLSLALNVPRLDQDVHFRDFSKPVHLPGCLPVHRKDLGDAFEDRDDDAYKWILHHGKRYRLAEGFLENSFRDLEPDTIDLLLKDEPGRPPVYLVGPLVKEDDAGSEVNMVEQCLCLKWLDAQPHGSVILVCFGSGGSLSRDQMEELALGLEMSEQRFVWAVKSPNEEVANASYFREDTGVHLFDFLPQGFVERTKGRGLVVPSWIPQAQVLSHPSIGGFVTHCGWNSILESVVNGVPLVAWPLYAEQKMNAVLVTEGMKVAARVVIGENGLAERGEIARVVKMVLEGEEGKKLLHRMKQLKEAAATALRDGGSSSTQISELALKWKAQTKVYY
- the LOC108330636 gene encoding endo-1,4-beta-xylanase 5, coding for MQQDIPFYVLILFFLLIPTSLVSPLYDGPLYDFTAYTECKDKPEEPLYGGGILKSDQQSPPAVQDNIVSSYVVNNIYVPSLVLHNLTQGTIYTFSAWVRVKGSSSAMIRATLETEKETYDCIGTVSAKLGCWSFLKGGFVLNWPSNLSIIFFQNADGKDINIEVASPSLQPFTKQQWETNQQYTINTKRKRAVTIHVSDSNGRRLQGASICIEQISKEFLFGSAIAHTILGNVPYQNWFVKRFNAAVFENELKWYATEPDEGKVNYTISDQMLQFVRTKNIVARGHNIFWEDPKYNPPWVLNLTGTQLQSAVNSRIQSLMSQYRNEFIHWDVSNEMLHFDFYEQRLGSDATLHFFETAHESDPLSTLFMNDFNVVETCSDVNSTVDAYISRVKELRRNGILMDGIGLEGHFTIPNPPLIRAILDKLATLGLPIWLTEVDISKTIDTDSQGNYLEQVLREGFSHPAVNGIMLWTAYHPNGCYQMCLTDKNFKNLAAGDVVDKLLQEWKTGRVEGVTDVHGSYSFYGFLGEYTVTVNYGNRTTKSTFSLSRGQETEHFTITLSSNS